From the Octadecabacter antarcticus 307 genome, one window contains:
- the cyoE gene encoding heme o synthase, translated as MTDATNQTQMQEAQMGDYFALMKPRVMQLVVFTALVGLVVAPVGVNPFIGFVAVLCIAVGAGASGALNMWWDADIDAIMKRTVNRPIPSGAVQPGEALAIGLTLSGFAIVLLFLATNALAAGLLAFTIFFYAVVYSMWLKRSTPQNIVIGGAAGAFPPMIGWAVATSGVSVESVLMFALIFMWTPPHFWALALFVKSDYGDAGVPMLTETHGRTVTRKHILTYCVPLVAVALWLGFTSIGGPFYLVVAVVLNVWFLRGCYAIWRRTDADSEADNHAVERRTFVVSIYYLFGHFGALLVEALLRNYGLTSWAGW; from the coding sequence ATGACTGACGCAACCAACCAAACGCAGATGCAAGAAGCGCAGATGGGCGATTATTTCGCTCTGATGAAACCGCGCGTCATGCAGCTGGTCGTTTTTACAGCGCTGGTGGGTTTAGTTGTCGCCCCCGTTGGCGTAAACCCGTTCATCGGATTTGTTGCAGTGTTGTGCATCGCGGTTGGTGCAGGCGCTTCGGGTGCACTGAACATGTGGTGGGACGCCGACATCGACGCGATCATGAAACGCACGGTGAACCGCCCCATCCCGTCCGGCGCTGTGCAGCCTGGTGAGGCGCTTGCAATTGGCTTGACCTTATCGGGTTTCGCAATTGTGCTGTTGTTCTTGGCAACGAACGCGCTGGCTGCGGGCTTGCTTGCGTTTACGATTTTCTTTTATGCGGTGGTCTATTCCATGTGGCTCAAACGCTCGACCCCGCAAAACATCGTGATTGGTGGTGCCGCAGGTGCGTTCCCGCCGATGATCGGTTGGGCCGTGGCGACAAGCGGCGTGTCGGTGGAATCAGTTTTGATGTTCGCGCTGATCTTCATGTGGACGCCGCCGCATTTCTGGGCGCTGGCGTTGTTTGTGAAATCTGACTACGGCGATGCGGGTGTGCCGATGTTGACGGAAACCCACGGTCGCACTGTCACACGTAAACACATACTCACCTATTGCGTGCCGCTGGTCGCTGTCGCGCTTTGGCTTGGGTTCACGTCGATAGGCGGACCGTTTTATTTGGTCGTGGCCGTCGTCCTGAATGTCTGGTTCCTGCGCGGCTGCTACGCGATCTGGCGCCGCACGGATGCAGATTCGGAGGCCGACAATCACGCTGTTGAACGCCGCACGTTTGTCGTGTCGATCTATTATCTGTTCGGCCACTTCGGGGCGCTGCTGGTTGAGGCATTGTTGCGCAATTATGGATTAACATCATGGGCGGGCTGGTAA
- a CDS encoding cytochrome c oxidase subunit 3, with protein MAHEKNHDYHILPPSVWPLLTAVSVFFMLFGAVVWMDSNDSPYLFLMGFAGVLYCMYAWWSEVVVESHQGDHTPVVSIGLRYGFIMFIMSEIMFFAAWFWSFFKHAMYPMGPQSPAIDGQFPPAGIETFNPWHLPLINTLILLCSGAAATWAHHALVHEDNREDVKSGLILAVVLGVVFTVFQAYEYSHAAFGLAGNIYGANFFMATGFHGFHVVIGTIFLFVCYLRVRKGHFTAERHIGFETAAWYWHFVDVVWLFLFAAVYVWGQ; from the coding sequence ATGGCCCATGAGAAAAATCACGATTACCACATCCTGCCGCCTTCTGTTTGGCCGCTGCTGACAGCTGTTTCCGTCTTCTTCATGTTGTTTGGCGCGGTCGTCTGGATGGACTCCAATGACAGCCCCTACTTGTTCCTGATGGGCTTCGCGGGTGTGCTGTATTGCATGTACGCATGGTGGTCTGAGGTTGTCGTCGAATCCCACCAAGGCGATCATACGCCAGTTGTTAGCATTGGTCTGCGGTATGGTTTCATCATGTTTATCATGTCCGAAATTATGTTCTTTGCCGCATGGTTCTGGTCGTTCTTCAAGCACGCGATGTACCCGATGGGCCCACAATCGCCTGCCATTGACGGGCAATTCCCACCGGCTGGAATCGAAACGTTCAACCCTTGGCATTTACCGCTGATTAACACGTTGATCCTGCTGTGTTCTGGCGCTGCGGCAACTTGGGCACACCATGCTCTGGTCCACGAAGACAATCGCGAAGACGTCAAAAGCGGTCTGATCCTAGCGGTTGTGCTGGGTGTGGTGTTCACCGTGTTCCAAGCCTACGAATACAGCCACGCGGCCTTTGGTCTTGCAGGCAATATTTATGGTGCAAACTTCTTTATGGCGACGGGTTTTCATGGTTTCCACGTTGTGATCGGTACGATCTTCTTGTTCGTGTGCTACCTGCGCGTTCGCAAGGGTCACTTCACCGCAGAGCGCCATATCGGGTTCGAAACTGCGGCATGGTATTGGCACTTTGTGGATGTGGTTTGGCTGTTCTTGTTTGCAGCCGTCTACGTATGGGGCCAGTAA
- a CDS encoding SURF1 family protein translates to MRQILFPLVIGLGGIIVLLWLGFWQLDRLEWKLDTIRDIDARVGADPVPLPAAPTRDVDNYLTVIMQGAATGEEIRFLDSGTAAGTGHRIISAFVTADGRRVMLDQGLLPLYEDEGVVLTSVVTVQGNLIWPDDISRQAPVGDEWYARDVPAMAQALGTEPLLVVLYAATQYDGRLTPLAVDTRNIKNDHLEYAITWFLLAAVWFSMTGFYVMRSMRPKGN, encoded by the coding sequence ATGCGGCAAATTCTATTCCCTCTCGTGATTGGTCTTGGTGGCATCATCGTGCTGTTGTGGCTTGGGTTCTGGCAGCTTGATCGGCTGGAATGGAAGCTTGACACCATTCGTGACATCGATGCGCGGGTCGGGGCTGATCCCGTGCCACTGCCCGCCGCCCCGACCCGTGACGTTGATAATTATCTGACCGTCATCATGCAAGGTGCCGCGACGGGCGAAGAAATACGGTTTCTTGACAGTGGCACGGCGGCAGGCACTGGCCACCGTATCATTTCAGCATTTGTGACGGCAGACGGGCGTCGGGTCATGCTGGATCAAGGCTTGCTGCCTTTGTATGAAGACGAAGGTGTTGTGCTGACTTCGGTAGTTACCGTGCAGGGCAATCTGATCTGGCCTGATGATATTTCGCGACAAGCGCCGGTCGGGGATGAATGGTATGCCCGCGATGTCCCGGCGATGGCGCAGGCGTTGGGGACGGAACCGTTGTTGGTGGTGCTGTATGCTGCGACGCAGTACGATGGCCGCCTGACGCCGCTGGCTGTGGACACGCGAAACATCAAGAACGACCATCTAGAATATGCGATTACGTGGTTCTTGCTGGCCGCGGTCTGGTTCAGCATGACTGGGTTTTACGTGATGCGTTCCATGCGCCCAAAGGGAAACTGA
- the dprA gene encoding DNA-processing protein DprA has translation MTKNDSSSTHPPLLPTTEDDRISHLRLLRSRRVGPVTYARLLAEHGSAAAALDALPHIARDAGVPDYQICPIGVVHGELKAGRGAKAQLVFKGEPDFPSALADIEDAPVMLWMIGAASVLQRPMVALVGARNASSLGTRMARKLAQEFGEAGFTVVSGLARGIDTAAHDGSLSTGTVAVVAGGVDVIYPAENTNLAQKITENGLRVSDQPIGLHPHARHFVARNRIISGMAQATIVVEAAAKSGSLITARTALDQGRDVFAVPGHPFDARASGCNMLIRDGAMLVRGAQDVLDQLGEPTTVAPELPLEPVPQPRGLRETALLHADILDRLSPAPMAEDQLIRSLGGAPTAIAPLLMDLELDGKVIRQAGGILARAH, from the coding sequence ATGACCAAGAACGACAGTTCTTCCACTCACCCCCCACTCCTACCCACCACGGAAGATGATCGGATTAGTCATCTCCGTCTGCTGCGCTCACGCCGTGTGGGTCCGGTGACATACGCCAGATTGCTGGCCGAACACGGGTCCGCGGCCGCCGCACTTGACGCATTGCCCCATATTGCGCGCGATGCTGGCGTCCCTGATTATCAGATTTGTCCAATCGGGGTCGTGCATGGCGAACTCAAAGCAGGCCGTGGCGCTAAGGCGCAATTGGTGTTCAAGGGCGAACCAGATTTCCCATCGGCCTTGGCCGACATCGAAGATGCGCCTGTGATGCTCTGGATGATCGGTGCCGCTTCGGTCTTGCAACGCCCGATGGTTGCGTTGGTCGGCGCGCGCAACGCGTCGTCTTTGGGCACGCGCATGGCACGCAAACTGGCGCAGGAATTTGGCGAAGCGGGGTTTACCGTGGTGTCCGGTCTTGCGCGTGGCATTGATACCGCCGCCCATGACGGGTCCCTCTCAACAGGCACGGTTGCTGTCGTCGCGGGTGGAGTTGATGTGATTTACCCCGCAGAAAACACGAACCTGGCGCAGAAAATTACCGAGAACGGTCTTCGTGTGTCAGACCAGCCGATTGGATTGCATCCACATGCTCGCCATTTTGTCGCCCGCAACCGGATCATATCCGGCATGGCACAGGCTACAATTGTGGTTGAAGCCGCCGCCAAATCTGGCAGCCTGATAACGGCCCGTACTGCGCTGGATCAAGGACGCGATGTTTTTGCGGTTCCTGGCCATCCGTTTGATGCCCGTGCGTCGGGCTGCAACATGCTGATCCGAGACGGGGCGATGCTCGTGCGCGGCGCGCAAGATGTCCTTGACCAACTCGGCGAACCGACAACCGTTGCGCCCGAATTGCCACTTGAACCTGTGCCGCAGCCGCGCGGTTTGCGCGAAACGGCGCTGCTGCACGCCGATATTCTTGATCGTCTTAGCCCCGCGCCCATGGCCGAAGACCAACTGATCCGCAGCCTTGGTGGCGCGCCAACAGCCATTGCACCGCTGCTAATGGACCTCGAACTTGACGGCAAAGTCATCCGTCAAGCTGGCGGAATCTTGGCCCGCGCTCATTAA
- the tldD gene encoding metalloprotease TldD produces MAHDPFRPFETNLDQESALAMVRDATAGADDGELFLERRRSEVLSFDDGRIRTASYDASEGFGLRAVRGEVAGYAHSTTIDEHALRRAVATARLAVGDGGGTMAEAPARTNAVLYTDADPMADAAFAAKIDLLKEIDAFCRDLDPRVVQVSATLAASHQEVVILRPEGTLVTDTRPMSRLNISVIVEQNGRRESGGMGGGGRAGLINLIGPDSWQPVARESLRIALVNLEAEAAPAGVFDVLLGPGWPGILLHEAVGHGLEGDFNRKGTSAFAGLMGQQIASKGVTVLDDGTIPDRRGSITVDDEGTPSAKNVLIDDGVLVGFMQDRQNARLMGVAPTGNGRRESYAHIPMPRMTNTYMLNGTDDPKDMLAGLKDGIYAVGFGGGQVDITNGKFVFSCTEAYRVQNGKVGAPVKGATLIGDGATALKQIRGIGNDMALDPGIGNCGKAGQWVPVGVGQPSLMIGGLTVGGAAA; encoded by the coding sequence ATGGCGCACGATCCTTTCCGCCCGTTCGAGACAAATTTAGACCAGGAGTCAGCTTTAGCAATGGTCCGTGACGCGACGGCTGGCGCCGATGATGGCGAATTGTTCCTCGAACGTCGCCGATCCGAGGTTTTGTCGTTTGACGATGGTCGTATTCGCACTGCCAGCTATGACGCCTCCGAAGGGTTCGGGCTGCGGGCCGTGCGCGGTGAGGTCGCAGGCTATGCCCATTCCACGACCATAGATGAACATGCTCTGCGCCGCGCGGTGGCAACAGCACGTTTGGCCGTAGGGGACGGTGGCGGTACTATGGCTGAAGCCCCTGCCCGCACCAATGCAGTTTTATATACCGACGCCGACCCGATGGCAGACGCAGCTTTTGCCGCCAAAATTGACCTGTTAAAAGAAATCGATGCATTTTGTCGCGATCTAGATCCGCGGGTCGTGCAAGTCTCCGCGACCCTCGCCGCGTCTCACCAAGAAGTTGTGATTCTGCGGCCCGAAGGCACACTGGTCACGGACACCCGCCCGATGTCGCGCCTCAATATCTCAGTGATCGTTGAACAAAACGGTCGTCGCGAATCCGGCGGCATGGGCGGTGGTGGCCGTGCGGGTCTGATCAACCTGATCGGGCCAGACAGCTGGCAACCTGTCGCACGCGAATCTTTGCGCATCGCATTGGTGAACCTGGAAGCAGAGGCCGCCCCAGCCGGCGTTTTCGACGTCCTCCTCGGCCCCGGTTGGCCTGGAATTCTGTTGCACGAGGCCGTGGGCCACGGGCTTGAGGGTGATTTCAACCGCAAAGGCACGTCTGCATTTGCAGGTCTGATGGGCCAACAAATCGCGTCCAAAGGCGTCACCGTGCTGGACGACGGCACCATCCCCGATCGGCGCGGGTCCATCACCGTTGACGACGAGGGCACGCCGTCGGCCAAGAACGTGTTGATCGACGACGGTGTCCTTGTCGGTTTCATGCAAGACCGCCAAAACGCGCGCCTTATGGGAGTCGCCCCCACCGGCAACGGGCGACGCGAAAGCTATGCGCACATTCCCATGCCGCGCATGACCAACACCTATATGTTGAACGGTACTGATGACCCGAAAGACATGCTCGCAGGGCTGAAAGACGGCATTTACGCCGTCGGCTTTGGCGGCGGTCAGGTTGATATCACCAATGGAAAATTCGTATTTAGCTGTACAGAGGCGTACCGCGTCCAGAACGGCAAGGTCGGCGCCCCCGTCAAAGGCGCGACGCTCATTGGCGACGGCGCAACCGCGCTGAAACAAATCCGTGGCATCGGCAACGACATGGCGCTTGATCCGGGCATCGGCAATTGCGGCAAGGCGGGCCAATGGGTGCCCGTGGGTGTGGGCCAACCAAGCCTAATGATTGGTGGTTTGACGGTAGGTGGCGCAGCGGCGTGA
- a CDS encoding cytochrome c oxidase assembly protein: MKLNPFNYITRDANRTAAQAVSVVVFMGALAWASVPFYDWFCRVTGFGGVTNIATAGSDTILDETITVRFDSSVASDMPWTFKPVQREMEVRIGETVLAFYEATNPTDYAIAGSASYNVAPYEAGAFFDKIDCFCFEMQILQPGETMNMPVLFFVDPAIVDDRDGQYVHTITLGYTFHLNELPLEYEQATLLVDDQAALDTVQPTELN, encoded by the coding sequence ATGAAGCTTAACCCATTTAATTATATCACCAGAGACGCGAACCGAACAGCTGCACAAGCCGTGAGCGTCGTCGTCTTTATGGGAGCCCTCGCGTGGGCGTCCGTGCCTTTTTATGACTGGTTCTGCCGCGTCACCGGATTTGGCGGCGTCACGAATATCGCAACAGCCGGCAGCGATACGATTCTGGATGAAACCATAACAGTGCGGTTTGACAGTTCTGTGGCGTCCGACATGCCGTGGACGTTCAAACCAGTGCAGCGCGAAATGGAAGTCCGTATCGGTGAAACTGTACTGGCCTTCTATGAAGCCACCAACCCGACCGACTACGCCATCGCAGGGTCCGCATCCTACAACGTCGCCCCCTATGAGGCTGGCGCGTTCTTCGACAAGATTGATTGTTTTTGCTTTGAAATGCAGATTTTGCAACCGGGTGAAACGATGAATATGCCTGTGCTGTTCTTTGTCGATCCGGCCATCGTGGATGACCGAGACGGACAGTATGTGCATACGATAACTTTGGGGTATACGTTTCACTTGAACGAATTGCCGCTAGAGTACGAACAGGCCACCCTACTTGTGGACGATCAGGCTGCGCTGGACACAGTGCAACCGACAGAATTGAATTAA
- the thrC gene encoding threonine synthase: protein MKYISTRSAAPALNFEQAMMTGLARDGGLYVPDVIPTLSKTQIATMAGQSYEQIAYTVMRPFIGDTFTDDEFRGLIDAAYAGFRHAARAPIKQLDSNHFLLELFHGPTLAFKDFAMQLIGQMFQASLARSGKRITIVGATSGDTGSAAIEAFRGLKNVDVFILFPHGRVSEVQRRQMTTPVEPNVHALAMDGDFDDCQAALKDMFNDFDFRDGVNLAGVNSINWGRVLAQVVYFFSSAVSLGAPHRPVSFTVPTGNFGDIFAGYIAKRMGLPIDQLVIATNQNDILHRTLQTGAQIKEGVTPTISPSMDIQVSSNFERALFEAYGRDGAVVAAQMADLKAKGAFTISQGAIEMLRDTFASGSASEVETYATITDELTRSGELLCPHSAVGVRVGSRFQSATPMITLATAHPAKFPAAVEKATGLHPPLPPHMADLYERSERVTRVPNDLTALQTLIKERIAK, encoded by the coding sequence ATGAAGTACATCTCGACCCGTAGCGCGGCCCCCGCACTGAATTTTGAGCAGGCGATGATGACAGGACTTGCGCGCGATGGCGGGCTTTATGTGCCCGACGTCATTCCAACACTGTCCAAGACCCAAATCGCGACAATGGCGGGGCAGTCCTACGAACAGATTGCCTACACCGTGATGCGCCCGTTTATTGGTGATACGTTTACGGATGACGAATTTCGCGGCCTGATCGATGCGGCCTACGCGGGCTTCAGGCACGCCGCGCGTGCGCCAATCAAGCAGCTTGATAGCAATCATTTCCTGCTGGAACTGTTTCACGGCCCGACGCTGGCGTTCAAAGATTTCGCCATGCAGCTGATCGGCCAGATGTTTCAGGCGTCGTTGGCCCGTTCCGGCAAGCGGATCACGATTGTTGGCGCGACGTCAGGTGACACTGGATCCGCCGCGATTGAAGCGTTCCGTGGCCTGAAAAACGTCGATGTCTTCATTCTGTTTCCACATGGCCGCGTGTCTGAGGTCCAGCGCCGCCAGATGACGACGCCTGTGGAACCCAACGTGCATGCACTGGCAATGGACGGTGATTTTGATGACTGCCAAGCGGCGCTTAAGGATATGTTCAACGATTTCGATTTTCGTGACGGCGTGAATCTTGCGGGGGTCAACTCGATCAATTGGGGCCGCGTTTTGGCGCAGGTGGTGTATTTTTTCAGCAGCGCCGTATCGCTTGGCGCGCCGCACCGCCCCGTCAGCTTTACCGTCCCGACTGGCAATTTTGGTGACATTTTCGCAGGCTACATTGCCAAGCGCATGGGCCTGCCGATTGATCAACTTGTAATAGCCACGAACCAGAACGACATTTTGCACCGCACATTGCAAACCGGCGCGCAAATCAAAGAAGGCGTGACGCCGACCATTAGCCCGTCGATGGACATTCAGGTGTCATCCAATTTTGAACGTGCGCTGTTTGAAGCCTACGGGCGCGACGGCGCTGTGGTGGCGGCACAAATGGCCGACTTAAAGGCCAAAGGCGCGTTTACGATTTCCCAAGGGGCGATTGAGATGCTGCGCGACACGTTCGCATCCGGCAGCGCGTCCGAGGTGGAAACCTACGCCACGATCACCGATGAATTGACGCGGTCTGGTGAATTGCTCTGTCCGCACAGCGCTGTTGGCGTCAGGGTTGGAAGCCGTTTCCAAAGCGCTACACCGATGATCACACTTGCCACCGCGCACCCCGCCAAATTTCCAGCAGCGGTCGAAAAAGCCACAGGCTTGCATCCGCCATTGCCGCCCCACATGGCAGACCTGTATGAGCGATCCGAACGGGTCACGCGGGTGCCAAATGACCTTACTGCCCTGCAAACCCTCATTAAGGAGCGGATCGCCAAGTGA
- the coxB gene encoding cytochrome c oxidase subunit II gives MMTVAKRLGLAAMTTLMAGAALAQTAIEDLEIVGAPTLGATGFQPAVTELARDLQWLDGWLLVMCAAITLFVVGLIGWVCLRYNAKSNPIPATFTHNSPLEVAWTIVPIVILVFIGAFSLPVLFKQQEIPDGDIYITATGNQWFWTYEYTDENVFFESYMIGYNEGNLNAGIIEQLEEAGYSASEFRLATDTAVVVPMGATVVMTITGADVIHSWTIPAFGVKQDAVPGRFAQLWFNAEREGIYFGQCSELCGKDHAFMPITVKVVHPDVYDEWLAGAKVEFPT, from the coding sequence ATGATGACTGTTGCAAAACGTCTTGGCCTTGCCGCAATGACCACGCTGATGGCGGGGGCTGCACTGGCACAAACCGCCATTGAAGATCTTGAGATCGTCGGCGCACCAACGCTGGGCGCCACGGGTTTTCAGCCCGCTGTCACCGAACTGGCCCGCGATTTGCAGTGGCTGGATGGTTGGCTTCTGGTGATGTGTGCGGCGATTACGCTGTTCGTGGTTGGGCTGATCGGGTGGGTTTGCCTCCGCTACAATGCCAAATCGAACCCGATACCGGCGACCTTCACCCACAATTCTCCTCTAGAAGTTGCATGGACAATTGTGCCGATTGTAATTCTGGTCTTCATCGGTGCGTTTTCGTTGCCGGTTTTGTTCAAGCAGCAGGAAATTCCTGACGGCGACATCTACATCACGGCGACAGGCAACCAATGGTTCTGGACCTATGAATACACCGACGAAAACGTATTCTTTGAGAGCTATATGATCGGTTACAACGAAGGTAACTTAAACGCGGGCATCATCGAACAACTTGAAGAAGCCGGTTATTCCGCAAGTGAATTCCGCCTTGCGACCGACACCGCCGTTGTGGTGCCGATGGGTGCGACTGTCGTGATGACCATTACAGGCGCGGACGTGATCCATTCATGGACGATCCCTGCATTCGGAGTAAAGCAAGACGCAGTACCTGGCCGTTTTGCCCAGCTTTGGTTCAATGCCGAACGTGAAGGCATCTATTTTGGTCAGTGTTCTGAGCTGTGCGGCAAAGACCACGCCTTTATGCCGATCACCGTAAAAGTCGTGCATCCTGACGTGTACGATGAATGGCTGGCCGGAGCGAAAGTAGAATTTCCAACCTAG